A stretch of the Amycolatopsis sp. BJA-103 genome encodes the following:
- the upp gene encoding uracil phosphoribosyltransferase, which translates to MDVHVVDHPLAKARLSTMRDARTDSAAFRAALHELTVMLVYEATRDMPVRIDRIHTPVARTDGYALASPPLLVPVLRAGLGMADQAHKLIPDAQMGFVGLARDEETLKPTPYLESLPESLADRPVLVLDPMLATGGSMEYTIRLLTDRGATDVTAICALAAPEGIAHLEKTGLPLRVVTASIDERLNDSGFIVPGLGDAGDRQYGAV; encoded by the coding sequence ATGGATGTGCACGTCGTTGATCACCCACTGGCCAAGGCCAGGCTTTCCACCATGCGCGACGCGCGCACCGACAGCGCCGCATTCCGCGCGGCGCTGCACGAACTGACCGTCATGCTGGTCTACGAAGCCACGCGGGACATGCCCGTGCGCATCGACCGGATCCACACGCCGGTGGCACGCACCGACGGCTACGCGCTGGCGAGCCCGCCGCTGCTGGTGCCGGTCTTGCGGGCCGGGCTGGGGATGGCGGACCAGGCGCACAAGCTGATCCCCGACGCCCAGATGGGCTTCGTCGGGCTCGCCCGCGACGAGGAGACGCTCAAGCCGACGCCGTACCTGGAGTCGCTGCCCGAATCGCTCGCCGACCGGCCGGTGCTGGTGCTCGACCCGATGCTGGCGACCGGCGGGTCGATGGAGTACACCATCCGGCTGCTCACCGACCGGGGCGCCACCGACGTCACCGCGATCTGCGCGCTGGCGGCGCCCGAGGGGATCGCGCATCTGGAGAAGACCGGACTGCCGCTGCGGGTGGTGACCGCGAGCATCGACGAGCGGCTGAACGACTCCGGCTTCATCGTGCCGGGTCTCGGGGACGCGGGTGACCGGCAGTACGGGGCGGTCTGA
- a CDS encoding DUF1707 SHOCT-like domain-containing protein: MRISDADREQVAQVLHAAMSEGRITINELEERLTIVYAAKTVGDLKPVTADLPQTRSAIQPATSRALGLPDDRIGGHPGSGASIAIMSGASRKGSWVVPPQHNSFAFWGGTDIDLRHARFAEKNTTITAVAIMGGIDIVVPDDINVDVTGIGFMGAFELEDRAGTPAAPPTAPTVKITGLAFWGAVTVVRKSRKKDTPELEG; the protein is encoded by the coding sequence ATGCGCATCTCCGACGCCGACCGTGAACAGGTCGCGCAGGTGCTGCACGCGGCAATGTCCGAGGGGCGCATCACCATCAACGAGCTGGAAGAACGGCTCACCATCGTCTACGCGGCCAAGACCGTCGGCGACCTCAAACCGGTCACCGCGGACCTGCCGCAGACCCGCTCGGCGATCCAGCCGGCGACGTCGCGCGCGCTCGGCCTGCCCGACGACCGCATCGGCGGGCATCCGGGCTCCGGTGCCTCGATCGCCATCATGTCCGGCGCGTCGCGCAAGGGCAGCTGGGTCGTGCCGCCGCAGCACAACAGTTTCGCGTTCTGGGGCGGGACCGACATCGACCTGCGGCACGCGCGCTTCGCCGAGAAGAACACGACGATCACCGCGGTCGCGATCATGGGCGGGATCGACATCGTCGTGCCCGACGACATCAACGTGGACGTCACCGGAATCGGCTTCATGGGGGCTTTCGAGCTGGAGGACCGCGCGGGGACGCCCGCCGCGCCGCCGACCGCCCCGACGGTGAAGATCACCGGACTGGCGTTCTGGGGCGCCGTCACCGTCGTACGGAAGTCACGTAAGAAGGACACACCTGAACTCGAAGGCTGA
- a CDS encoding RNA polymerase sigma factor: MTGTAGVPVDSCGSPPDRSDTELWRAAAGGDHGAFTELFERHAQSVWNHAYRLTGSWASAEDLTSTTFLTAWRRKADITLVRDSALPWLYAVAGNFARTEHRSTGRRLRLVRRLPEPRTVSDHADTVVDQLDGEDRLRQVLALVAKLPKSQRQAVELCLLGDLSLPDAAELLGVAEVTVRAHISRARAQLRAALEEK, encoded by the coding sequence GTGACCGGAACGGCGGGGGTGCCGGTGGACTCGTGCGGATCGCCTCCCGACAGGAGCGACACGGAGCTTTGGCGGGCGGCCGCGGGCGGTGATCACGGGGCGTTCACCGAGCTCTTCGAACGGCACGCCCAGTCGGTGTGGAACCACGCCTACCGGCTGACGGGGTCTTGGGCGTCGGCCGAAGACCTGACATCGACGACCTTTCTCACCGCCTGGCGGCGCAAGGCGGACATCACGCTCGTCCGTGACAGCGCGCTGCCGTGGCTGTACGCCGTCGCGGGAAATTTCGCGCGCACCGAACACCGCAGCACCGGGCGGCGGCTCCGGCTCGTCCGGCGGCTGCCGGAACCCCGGACGGTGTCCGACCACGCAGACACCGTCGTCGACCAGCTCGACGGTGAAGACCGTCTCCGGCAAGTGCTCGCCTTGGTCGCGAAACTGCCGAAGTCGCAGCGCCAGGCCGTCGAACTCTGCCTGCTCGGCGATCTCTCCCTTCCGGACGCCGCCGAACTGCTCGGCGTCGCCGAGGTGACCGTCCGCGCCCACATCTCGCGGGCCCGCGCGCAGCTGCGGGCCGCCCTGGAGGAGAAATGA
- the deoC gene encoding deoxyribose-phosphate aldolase: MTATTSSSAATATPAPLTDATRDEASLRRFLHGLPGVDQVGVEQRAAGLGTRSIKKAAKLWAIDTAISMVDLTTLEGADTQGKVRALAAKAKRPDPERPDTPQVAAVCVYPDMVETAVEALRGTGIHVASVATGFPAGRTSREIKLADTKIAVDAGAAEIDMVIDRGAFLQGRYLAVFEEIQAIKAACGSAHLKVILETGELATYDNVRRASWLALLAGGDFIKTSTGKVSPAATLPVTHVMLQAVHDWFAQTGELRGVKPAGGIRTTKDAIKYLVAVHEVAGEQWLTPDLFRFGASSLLNDLLLQRRTQADGHYSGPDYVTVD, from the coding sequence ATGACAGCTACGACCAGCTCGTCAGCGGCGACGGCTACCCCGGCGCCGCTGACGGACGCGACTCGCGACGAGGCGAGCCTGCGCCGGTTCCTGCACGGGCTGCCCGGCGTCGACCAGGTCGGCGTCGAGCAACGGGCAGCGGGCCTCGGCACGCGCAGCATCAAGAAGGCCGCCAAGCTCTGGGCGATCGACACCGCCATCTCGATGGTCGACTTGACGACCCTCGAAGGCGCCGACACGCAGGGGAAGGTCCGCGCGCTCGCCGCGAAGGCCAAGCGGCCGGACCCGGAACGGCCGGACACGCCGCAGGTCGCGGCCGTCTGCGTGTACCCGGACATGGTCGAGACGGCTGTCGAGGCCCTGCGCGGTACCGGCATCCACGTCGCGAGTGTGGCCACCGGGTTCCCGGCGGGCCGCACGAGCCGTGAGATCAAGCTGGCCGACACCAAGATCGCCGTCGACGCCGGTGCCGCCGAGATCGACATGGTGATCGACAGGGGCGCGTTCCTTCAGGGCCGCTACCTGGCGGTCTTCGAGGAGATCCAGGCGATCAAGGCCGCCTGTGGCAGCGCGCACCTCAAGGTCATCCTCGAGACGGGCGAGCTGGCCACCTACGACAACGTCCGCCGCGCCTCCTGGCTCGCGCTGCTGGCGGGCGGCGACTTCATCAAGACCTCCACCGGCAAGGTCTCGCCCGCCGCGACGCTGCCGGTCACCCACGTGATGCTGCAGGCCGTCCACGACTGGTTCGCCCAGACCGGTGAACTGCGCGGCGTCAAACCCGCCGGTGGCATCCGGACGACCAAGGACGCGATCAAGTACCTGGTCGCGGTGCACGAGGTCGCCGGCGAGCAGTGGCTGACCCCGGATCTGTTCCGGTTCGGCGCGTCCAGCCTGCTCAACGACCTCCTGCTGCAGCGCCGCACCCAGGCCGACGGCCACTACAGCGGCCCCGACTACGTCACGGTGGACTGA
- a CDS encoding serine hydrolase domain-containing protein: MRRSFVAIACAALLSVTALPAAAAGKTDPRQAAMDTAVAAGIPGMVAVADGFRGVSGVADITRPGKPTASGRWRIASVSKVFVATLVLQLVAEKRVGLDEPVQRYLPGLLPYPEPITVRQVLQHTSGLPRDLLPEDSWATGPEIDTERFEHFDSDDEIRLSTSKQPLQFKPGTSWAYSNTGYNVLALLVEKTTRKPLERVLAERITGPLHLRDTSLPRDFPFLIGAAARGYEQLYDAPRGLTDVTTYNYSRYYGAGGMVSSGADLNRFFEALLGGRLLPADLLAQMKKTVPAAGMEYGLGLMKLNLKELGACAEDITIWGHGGDLPGFNTLSFHDESGKNISTLATVDLTASPDASLKRQLPMVNEFCTPVIPVKAAAQAPVPSL, from the coding sequence ATGCGCCGAAGTTTCGTAGCGATCGCTTGTGCCGCACTGCTTTCCGTCACCGCCTTGCCCGCGGCGGCCGCCGGGAAGACCGACCCGCGCCAGGCCGCGATGGACACGGCGGTCGCCGCGGGCATCCCGGGCATGGTCGCCGTCGCCGACGGTTTCCGCGGGGTCAGCGGCGTCGCGGACATCACCCGGCCCGGTAAGCCCACCGCGTCGGGACGCTGGCGGATCGCCAGTGTTTCCAAGGTGTTCGTCGCCACCCTGGTCCTGCAGCTCGTGGCCGAAAAGCGCGTCGGGCTGGACGAGCCCGTGCAGCGCTACCTGCCGGGGCTGCTGCCGTACCCGGAACCGATCACCGTCCGCCAGGTGCTCCAGCACACCAGCGGCCTCCCGCGTGACCTGCTCCCCGAGGACTCCTGGGCGACGGGGCCGGAGATCGACACCGAGCGCTTCGAGCATTTCGACAGCGACGACGAGATCCGCCTGAGCACGTCGAAGCAGCCACTGCAGTTCAAGCCCGGAACGAGCTGGGCGTACTCCAACACCGGCTACAACGTCCTCGCCCTGCTGGTCGAGAAGACCACCCGGAAGCCTCTCGAACGAGTGCTGGCCGAGCGCATCACCGGGCCGCTGCACCTGCGCGACACCTCGCTCCCCCGCGACTTCCCGTTCCTGATCGGCGCGGCCGCCCGCGGCTACGAGCAGCTGTACGACGCGCCGCGCGGCCTCACCGACGTCACCACCTACAACTACTCGCGCTACTACGGCGCGGGAGGCATGGTGTCTTCGGGCGCCGACCTCAACCGCTTCTTCGAGGCCCTGCTGGGCGGCCGTCTGCTGCCCGCCGACCTGCTCGCGCAGATGAAGAAGACAGTCCCGGCGGCCGGCATGGAATACGGCCTCGGCCTGATGAAGCTGAACCTCAAGGAACTCGGCGCCTGCGCGGAGGACATCACCATCTGGGGCCACGGCGGCGACCTGCCGGGCTTCAACACCCTCAGCTTCCACGACGAATCCGGCAAGAACATCTCCACGCTGGCCACCGTGGACCTCACCGCGTCGCCGGACGCCTCGCTCAAGCGTCAGCTGCCGATGGTCAACGAGTTCTGCACGCCGGTGATCCCGGTCAAGGCCGCCGCCCAGGCCCCGGTGCCCAGCTTGTAG
- a CDS encoding protein-tyrosine phosphatase family protein yields the protein MGNSLLGAIELPDGVKVRGRGLGRPWPEGPSPDFGLYLGGAKLRRKHDHKMDWEREWIRWPDFLLPTDWADARRRIVTLHERAAAGEGVEVACYGGVGRTGTVMSCLATLSGLSAEEAVAWARANHHARSVETPWQRRWVGWFARQA from the coding sequence ATGGGGAACTCACTACTTGGTGCGATCGAACTGCCGGACGGTGTCAAGGTACGAGGGCGGGGACTGGGTCGTCCCTGGCCCGAGGGGCCTTCGCCGGACTTCGGCCTGTATCTGGGCGGCGCGAAGCTGCGCCGGAAGCACGACCACAAAATGGACTGGGAGCGGGAATGGATCCGCTGGCCCGATTTCCTGCTGCCGACGGACTGGGCGGACGCGCGGCGGCGGATCGTGACGCTGCACGAGCGGGCCGCGGCCGGGGAAGGCGTCGAGGTCGCCTGTTACGGCGGAGTCGGCCGGACCGGCACGGTCATGTCGTGCTTGGCCACCCTTTCGGGGCTCTCCGCCGAGGAGGCCGTGGCGTGGGCGCGGGCGAATCACCACGCGCGTTCGGTGGAGACACCGTGGCAGCGCCGCTGGGTCGGCTGGTTCGCGCGACAGGCCTGA